The following proteins are co-located in the Castanea sativa cultivar Marrone di Chiusa Pesio chromosome 8, ASM4071231v1 genome:
- the LOC142606848 gene encoding phenylacetaldehyde reductase — MSSGAGKIVCVTGASGYIASWLVKLLLNRGYTVKASVRDPNDPKKTNHLQVLDGAKERLHLFKANLLEEGSFDSAVEGCDGVFHTASPFYHNVEDPEAELLEPAVKGTLNVLNTCAKFPSVKRVVVTSSMAAVSYNKKARTPDVVVDETWFSDPDVCKEAKQWYMLSKTLAEENAWKFAKEKGIDIVTINPAMVIGPLLQPTLNTSAAAILNLINGAQTFPNVTFGWVNVKDVANAHILAYEIPTASGRYCLVERVIHHTEVLRVLRELYPSLQLPEKCADDKPFVPTYQVSKERTRSLGIEYIPFEVSLKETVESLKEKKFISF, encoded by the exons atgagCAGTGGAGCAGGGAAGATTGTGTGTGTGACTGGCGCCTCTGGTTATATTGCTTCATGGCTTGTCAAGCTTCTTCTCAACCGTGGTTACACAGTCAAGGCCTCTGTTCGTGACCCCA ATGATCCAAAGAAAACAAACCACTTACAAGTACTTGATGGGGCCAAGGAGAGACTTCACCTATTCAAAGCAAATCTACTGGAAGAAGGTTCTTTTGATTCTGCTGTTGAGGGCTGTGATGGGGTTTTCCACACTGCATCTCCCTTCTATCATAACGTCGAGGACCCAGAG GCAGAATTACTTGAACCTGCAGTGAAGGGAACACTTAATGTTCTTAATACGTGTGCGAAATTTCCATCTGTTAAGCGGGTAGTCGTGACATCCTCTATGGCTGCAGTTTCATACAATAAAAAAGCTCGAACTCCTGATGTGGTTGTTGATGAGACTTGGTTTTCTGATCCAGACGTTTGTAAGGAAGCAAAG CAATGGTATATGCTATCAAAGACGTTGGCTGAAGAAAATGCCTGGAAGTTTGCAAAAGAGAAGGGTATTGACATAGTTACAATTAACCCAGCAATGGTGATTGGTCCTCTCTTACAGCCAACGCTTAACACAAGTGCTGCTGCGATTTTGAACTTAATAaatg GAGCTCAGACATTTCCCAATGTAACATTTGGATGGGTTAATGTCAAAGATGTTGCCAATGCACATATTCTAGCATATGAAATTCCTACAGCTAGTGGAAGatattgtttggttgagagagtTATACaccatactgaagttttgagggTTTTACGTGAACTTTATCCCTCTTTACAACTTCCAGAGAA GTGTGCAGATGATAAGCCCTTTGTGCCAACATATCAGGTGTCCAAAGAAAGGACAAGAAGCTTGGGTATTGAATACATTCCTTTTGAGGTGAGCCTCAAGGAAACTGTTGAAAGCTTGAAGGAAAAGAAGTTTATCAGTTTTTAA
- the LOC142606527 gene encoding uncharacterized protein LOC142606527: protein MESCRGLPYYAGIMNGDIEIDSQILGTSQNTPVSVSNSPPEVENASSTKGKRGANFSVEEDQLLVLAWLNTSIVPERTNKFAGCMAKVNTLHKSGITEQDQIINAKALFLEIHQKPFLLEHCWLMLKDQPKFANLNGRLRASVAPTPESTSIGEGGEGDCGSGLGDGCNLERPIDHERLFLDYFAPTPVYPPALFRRRFRMKRSLFLRIQSKVKAHDSYFVQKRNSANKLGLSSLQKITAALRMLAYGVSGDLLDQYVRIGETTALKSLKKFVTAVIDVFSEEYLRKPNNEDIARLLAHGERRGFPERSHVFNELAEGRGPAVHYSINGHDYTMGYYLVDGIYPKWATFVKTIPSPQGPKRKLFAATQETYRKDVERAFGVLQVRFAIVRGPARFFHLETLQKIMKACIILHNMIVEDERDDNEVVNLDYEQIDGVDNPPMQVLHEQNDEFLSCIERYGRIRDRDIHFQLQKALVEHLW, encoded by the exons ATGGAGTCATGTAGGGGCCTACCATATTACGCGGGTATCATGAATGGGGATATAGAAATTGACTCACAAATTTTAGGAACATCTCAAAATACTCCTGTGTCAGTTTCTAATTCTCCACCTGAAGTTGAGAATGCCTCTTCTACAAAAGGAAAACGGGGCGCTAACTTTAGTGTAGAGGAAGATCAACTCTTAGTGTTAGCATGGCTTAATACTAGTATTGTCCC tgaaaggacaaataaatTTGCAGGGTGCATGGCTAAAGTTAACACACttcataaaagtggtataacCGAACAAGATCAG attatcaATGCGAAGGCTTTGTTTTTGGAGATACACCAAAAACCCTTTCTTCTTGAGCATTGTTGGCTCATGTTAAAGGACCAACCAAAGTTTGCCAATCTTAATGGAAGATTAAGAGCATCCGTGGCTCCAACTCCAGAGTCAACATCTATTGGCGAAGGGGGCGAAGGGGATTGTGGGTCCGGACTTGGTGACGGTTGCAATCTTGAGAGGCCAATTG ACCATGAGAGGCTTTTTCTTGATTACTTTGCTCCCACGCCAGTATATCCACCCGCTTTATTTCGTAGGAGATTTCGGATGAAGCGTTCTCTTTTTCTTCGTATTCAATCTAAGGTAAAAGCTCATGACTCTTACTttgtccaaaaaagaaatagtgcCAACAAACTTGGTTTATCTTCATTACAAAAGATAACTGCTGCACTTAGAATGCTTGCGTATGGAGTATCGGGGGATTTGCTAGATCAATATGTGCGGATTGGAGAAACTACTGCattaaaaagtttgaaaaaatttgttactgCGGTAATTGATGTTTTCTCTGAGGAATACTTAAGAAAGCCAAACAATGAAGACATTGCTAGACTGTTAGCTCATGGCGAACGCCGAGGTTTTCCAG AGCGGTCTCATGTATTTAATGAACTTGCTGAAGGACGTGGTCCTGCAGTACATTACTCAATCAATGGTCATGACTACACAATGGGATATTACCTTGTTGATGGTATATATCCAAAGTGGGCAACATTTGTGAAAACAATCCCATCTCCACAAGGACCTAAGCGAAAATTATTTGCAGCAACCCAAGAAACGTATAGGAAGGATGTTGAGCGTGCATTTGGAGTGCTTCAAGTACGTTTCGCAATTGTCCGTGGACCTGCACGCTTTTTCCATCTTGAAACACTCCAAAAGATCATGAAAGCGTGTATAATTCTCCATAACatgattgttgaagatgaacgGGATGATAATGAAGTGGTAAACTTGGATTATGAACAAATTGATGGAGTGGATAATCCTCCTATgcaagtgttacatgaacaaaATGATGAATTTCTGTCATGCATTGAGAGGTATGGACGCATTAGAGACCGAGACATTCATTTTCAACTCCAGAAGGCCCTTGTTGAACATTTATGGTAA
- the LOC142607110 gene encoding phospholipase A1-Igamma3, chloroplastic — MDSLLLSLNINPKSSNPPPLSQGLLPRYNLNKSKNLLLLNKPFSPKPRTSINCSSVSSLTPQLDKSPAQTLVFEEEKEEEKEEEEPLCEIWKEIQGCNDWEGLLDPMNSHLRNEIIRYGEFAQACYDSFDFDPHSKYCGTCKYQGAHFFEKLDMGNCGYNISRYLYATSNINLPNFFQKAKMSSVWSTHANWMGCVAVTTDEEEVKRLGRRDIVIAWRGTVTYLEWISDLKDILHPANFGDDPTIKIESGFHDLYTKKEDACKYCSYSAREQVLAEIKRLTDYYRGEEISITITGHSLGAALAILSAYDIAEMRLNVVRDGECVTNKIPITVYSFAGPRVGNLKFKERCDELGVKVLRVINVQDKVPNVPGIIANEKFQFQKYVEDAMSFPWSYAHVGVELALDHTHSPFLKPTNDMGCAHNLEAHLHLVDGYHGKGRRFCLVNKRDIALVNKCCDFLKTEYGVPPCWRQDENKGMVRNSDGRWVLPERPRLEAHPPDTAHLLEQVLKQIARSNNVG; from the exons ATGGATTCTTTGCTACTATCACTCAACATTAATCCCAAGTCATCAAACCCCCCACCTCTTTCTCAGGGCCTCCTACCAAGATACAACCTCAACAAATCCAAAAATCTCCTCCTTTTAAACAAACCCTTTTCACCAAAGCCAAGAACATCTATAAACTGCTCTTCAGTCTCAAGCTTAACCCCACAGTTGGATAAATCACCAGCTCAAACTCTAGTTTTCGAGGAagaaaaggaggaggagaaggaggaggaggagccTCTTTGTGAAATTTGGAAGGAAATTCAAGGCTGCAATGACTGGGAAGGACTTCTAGACCCCATGAATTCCCACCTCCGAAATGAAATAATCAG GTATGGAGAATTTGCACAAGCATGCTACGATTCCTTCGATTTTGACCCTCACTCCAAGTATTGTGGCACATGCAAATACCAAGGAGCCCATTTCTTCGAAAAGCTTGACATGGGCAACTGTGGATACAATATCAGTCGCTACTTATACGCAACTTCAAACATCAACCTGCCCAATTTCTTTCAAAAAGCCAAGATGAGCAGCGTTTGGAGCACCCATGCAAACTGGATGGGCTGTGTAGCAGTCACCACCGATGAAGAAGAGGTCAAAAGGCTAGGGCGTCGTGATATTGTTATTGCATGGAGAGGCACAGTCACTTACCTTGAATGGATATCTGATCTCAAGGATATTCTCCACCCTGCTAATTTTGGTGATGACCCAACAATCAAGATTGAATCAGGGTTCCATGATTTgtacacaaaaaaagaagatgctTGTAAGTATTGCTCATACTCGGCTCGTGAACAAGTTCTAGCTGAGATCAAGAGGCTTACTGATTACTATAGAGGCGAAGAAATTAGTATCACAATCACTGGGCATAGTCTTGGTGCTGCTTTGGCTATATTAAGTGCTTATGATATAGCTGAGATGAGACTAAATGTTGTACGTGATGGTGAGTGTGTGACAAATAAAATTCCCATCACAGTGTACTCCTTTGCAGGTCCTAGAGTGGGTAACCTTAAATTTAAGGAACGGTGTGATGAGCTTGGAGTTAAGGTACTAAGAGTGATTAATGTGCAAGATAAAGTACCAAATGTGCCTGGTATTATAGCAAATGAGAAATTCCAATTTCAAAAGTATGTGGAGGATGCTATGTCATTTCCTTGGAGTTATGCTCATGTTGGAGTGGAACTTGCATTGGATCACACTCATAGCCCATTTCTAAAGCCCACTAATGATATGGGTTGTGCACACAATTTGGAGGCTCATTTACACTTGGTGGATGGGTACCATGGCAAGGGGAGGAGGTTTTGCTTGGTGAATAAGAGAGATATTGCACTTGTCAACAAGTGTTGTGATTTCTTGAAGACTGAGTACGGTGTGCCACCATGTTGGAGGCAAGATGAGAACAAAGGGatggtgaggaatagtgatggGAGATGGGTTTTGCCAGAGAGACCTAGATTGGAGGCACACCCTCCTGATACGGCCCACCTCCTTGAGCAAGTGCTCAAGCAGATTGCTCGTTCTAATAATGTTGGTTGA